In the Colletotrichum higginsianum IMI 349063 chromosome 7 map unlocalized unitig_7, whole genome shotgun sequence genome, one interval contains:
- a CDS encoding Succinate-semialdehyde dehydrogenase, with translation MASSTHQLKDASLLKTSCYVNGKWVGAESGKVFSVENPSTLAEVAKCPEFDEKDTEASILRAHDAFKSYRKTPARARARLLRKWYDLMMENAEDLATIITLENGKPMADARTEVAYAASFFEWFSEEAPRIYGDTIQASNPSCRLVTLKEPIGVCGLIAPWNFPAAMITRKVGPALAAGCTVVVKAPAEAPLTALALAELAHRAGIPAGVVNIITALDNTVSVGKVLTTHPVIKKVSFTGSTGVGKILMNQCSSTLKKLSFELGGNAPFIVFEDADLDAALKGLIASKFRISGQTCVCANRILVHSKVYEKFSQMVVDAIKGFVVGDGFGEETTHGPLIHGRAVSKVDDHVKDAVSKGARVLLGGKPRTDLGPNFFDLTVLAGMKPGMKICSEETFGPVAAFFAFDTEEEAVELANDADVGLAGYFFSKDVSRCWRVAEALEVGMVGVNIGAISDPAAPFGGVKQSGFGREGSKYGIDEFLVTKMVMTGIE, from the exons ATGGCATCAAGCACACACCAG TTGAAGGATGCTTCACTTCTGAAGACATCGTGCTACGTGAACGGCAAATGGGTCGGCGCAGAGTCTGGCAAAGTTTTTTCTGTTGAAA ATCCCTCGACTCttgccgaggtcgccaaATGCCCCGAGTTCGACGAGAAAGACACCGAGGCGTCCATCTTGAGGGCTCACGATGCCTTCAAATCCTATCGCAAGACACCGGCAAGGGCCAGGGCCCGGTTGCTGAGGAAGTGGTACGACCTGATGATGGAGAACGCCGAGGACCTGGCCACGATCATCACTCTTGAGAACGGCAAGCCCATGGCCGACGCAAGGACCGAAGTCGCTTACGCCGCGTCCTTCTTCGAGTGGTTTTCCGAAGAGGCCCCGAGAATCTACGGCGACACCATCCAGGCGAGCAACCCCAGCTGTCGTCTCGTGACGCTCAAGGAGCCCATTGGTGTCTGCGGTCTCATCGCCCCGTGGAACTTCCCTGCAGCCATGATCACCCGCAAAGTCGGTCCGGCGCTGGCTGCAGGCTGCACTGTAGTCGTGAAGGCACCTGCCGAAGCACCCCTGACGGCCTTGGCCCTGGCAGAGCTCGCGCACAGGGCGGGGATCCCCGCTGGCGtcgtcaacatcatcaccgcccTTGACAACACAGTGTCCGTGGGAAAGGTCCTGACCACGCACCCGGTCATCAAGAAGGTCTCCTTCACTGGATCGACCGGTGTTGGAAAGATCTTGATGAACCAGTGCTCCTCGACGTTGAAGAAGCTCTCGTTCGAACTCGGCGGGAACGCCCCTttcatcgtcttcgaggaTGCGGACCTCGACGCAGCTCTCAAAGGCCTGATCGCATCAAAGTTCAGGATCTCAGGCCAGACGTGCGTGTGCGCCAACCGCATCCTGGTACACAGCAAGGTCTACGAAAAGTTCTCGCAGATGGTAGTGGACGCCATCAAGGGCTTCGTGGTTGGCGACGGGTTCGGAGAGGAGACAACCCATGGTCCCCTGATTCACGGCCGCGCGGTTTCCAAGGTTGACGATCACGTCAAGGATGCCGTATCCAAGGGCGCTCGCGTGCTGCTGGGTGGCAAGCCCCGGACCGATCTGGGCCCCAACTTCTTCGACCTCACTGTGTTGGCCGGCATGAAGCCTGGCATGAAGATTTGCTCCGAGGAAACGTTTGGCCCCGTGGCGGCATTTTTCGCCTTTGACACAGAAGAGGAGGCGGTCGAGCTCGCGAATGACGCCGATGTTGGTCTCGCGGGATATTTTTTCAGCAAGGATGTTTCCCGATGCTGGCGTGTGGCAGAGGCCTTGGAGGTTGGCATGGTCGGTGTCAATATTG GAGCCATCAGCGACCCAGCTGCACCTTTCGGCGGTGTGAAGCAGAGTGGGTTTGGTAGAGAGGGCAGCAAGTATGGCATTGACGAGTTCTTGGTGACGAAGATGGTTATGACCGGCATCGAATGA